Proteins found in one Triticum urartu cultivar G1812 chromosome 4, Tu2.1, whole genome shotgun sequence genomic segment:
- the LOC125550785 gene encoding transcription factor MYB52-like: MAASSSTTNTSEGGGKPASLCPRGHWRPGEDEKLRQLVEKYGPQNWNSIAEKLEGRSGKSCRLRWFNQLDPRINKRPFTEEEEERLLAAHRVHGNKWALIARHFPGRTDNAVKNHWHVVRARRSRERCRLLAKAASSTFPSYYSGGAQLDFAGASAGSFCFGFSKPSGGGFFGSPPAAAAVAPSSTPVLFNGYGASGNQSLLSRYSSYLDGGKQPAAPSSHSIAFSSPPSREALALDGRGGPDHQHRKDYHVDGDEPLKTKDAPPFIDFLGVGVSS; this comes from the exons ATGGCGGCGTCGTCGTCGACGACCAACACGTCGGAAGGCGGCGGGAAGCCAGCGTCCTTGTGCCCGAGAGGCCACTGGCGGCCGGGGGAGGACGAGAAGCTGCGCCAGCTCGTGGAGAAGTACGGCCCCCAGAACTGGAACTCCATAGCCGAGAAGCTCGAGGGCAGATCAG GCAAGAGCTGCCGTCTCCGGTGGTTCAACCAGCTTGACCCGCGGATCAACAAGCGGCCGTTcacggaggaagaggaggagcgTCTGCTAGCGGCGCACCGAGTCCACGGCAACAAGTGGGCTCTCATCGCCCGCCATTTTCCTGGCCGCACTGACAACGCCGTCAAGAATCACTGGCACGTCGTCAGGGCCCGCCGCAGCCGTGAGCGCTGCAGGCTCCTCGCGAAGGCCGCCTCGTCCACCTTCCCGTCCTACTACAGCGGCGGCGCCCAGCTCGACTTTGCCGGCGCGTCGGCCGGCTCCTTCTGCTTTGGCTTCTCCAAGCCTAGTGGTGGCGGTTTCTTCGGCTCACCGCCGGCTGCGGCGGCAGTGGCGCCTTCTTCTACTCCAGTACTGTTCAATGGCTACGGCGCTTCAGGAAACCAGAGCTTGCTGTCAAGGTACAGTAGCTACCTGGACGGCGGCAAGCAACCGGCGGCGCCGTCTTCTCACTCCATCGCCTTCTCCTCCCCACCTTCAAGAGAAGCACTAGCGTTGGATGGCCGTGGCGGCCCTGACCATCAGCACAGGAAGGATTACCATGTCGACGGCGATGAACCACTGAAAACGAAGGATGCGCCACCGTTCATCGACTTCCTCGGCGTCGGCGTGTCCTCGTGA